The sequence ACGCGCATACGTTCGCCTTCGAACGCGCCGACGCCATCCATGAATTCGCGCAGAAGAACGACCTGACCATGCGTGGCCACGCGCTCGCCTGGTATCACGACATTCCGGAGTGGACCAGGCAGATCAAGGACGGCAAAGGCGTCGAGCGCGCCTATGTCGATCACATCGGCACCGTCGTCTCCTATTACAAGGACAAGCTGACGTCGTGGGACGTCGTCAACGAGCCGATCCCCGACAATCCCCGCAGTCCGAACGAGCGGCGCGACACGTTCTGGACGCAGCATCTCGGCGAGCGCTGGATTCCGCTGGCCTTCCGCACGGCGGCCGCGGCCGATCCATATGTCAAGCTCGCGATCAACGAATATGATATCGAATCGGCGAAGGACTCCTTCATCGCCAAGCGCGCGGCCTACCGCAACCTGATCATGGATCTGCTCGACCGGGGCGTTCCGCTGCATGCGGTGGGCCTGCAATCGCATCTGCATGCCGAGCTCGAGATCGACACGCATGGCCTCGCCGAGTTCGTCACCGAGCTTCGCTCGTGGGGCCTGGACGTGTACGTCACCGAGCTCGACGTCGACGATCAGAAGCTGACGGGTAGTCCCGCGGAGCGCGATGCCGTCGTCGCCAAGCGCGTCGACGATCTCCTGACTGCGATCTCGGCCAGCGGCCCGGTGCGCTCGATCCTGACCTGGGGCATCTCGGACCGCTATAGCTGGATCAACGGCACCTTCGCCCGCAAGGACAAGCAGCCGAACCGGCCGCTGCCGCTCGACGGCGAGTTCAAGCCAAAGCCGTTCATGGACGTGATCAGCAAGTTCACGAAGGACGTTTAAGGACGCGGTGCCTTAGCGGTCTTCGGTACTTCGAATTCGGCCGCATCCCCCATGTGATCCGGTGACAGGCTCGGACCGCGGCGGTCGCGCGAGCTGAGCCGGAACACGTCGCGGATGTCGTCGATCGAGGTCGACGAATAGGACTGGATGCAGAGCGCAACCTGCTCCGGCGAAGCGGCGCGCATCATCGCCTCGATCGCCTCGCGGTCGAGGCGCGTGTCGTCCCAATGCGATACCGCGATGCTGCCTTGGGTGATGCGGTGCCTCGCCAGATGCTCCGGCGAGTTCGCGACGAAGTTTCCGTAAAGCAGGTATTCCGAAAACTTCTTCTTCCGGCATAGCGCCAGGGCCCAGTTCAATCCCGTCGCCGACTTGATCGCGCCGGTCATCGCGTGTGCGGTGTCCCTGTCCCAGACCAGTGCGTTGCCGACATAGTCATCCGCGGGGAAGGAGCGGTGCTTGACGCCGAGAAGCTGATCGACGGTGCGGAGCCACAGCACATGCAGGGGATGGCCGGCGTCGATCCCCTTGGGCGTGACGAACAGCGGCGTCTTCTCGCCACCGGCATACTGGCCGACGTCGAATTCGCGGAAGAACAGATTGTCCGAATCCAGGATGCAGACGCGCTGTTCGGGCGCGTTGAGGACCCCGGCGATCTTGAGGATCTGCTGGATGTGCCAGCCATGGACGGGCGAGGACAGCAGCGACAGCCAGACCCTGCGGCTGCTGATGAACTGCAGCGCCGGCGGCAGCGCGAACAACCATTTCGGCAAATAGCGCGAGGCCGGAACGATGACGCGCTTGTCGGACCCGAACCGCGCGAACAGCGGCACATCCTCATCGTTAACGAGAACATAATGCCGCGTGTATCCCGTCAGCCAGGTATCGATGCTCTCGCTGAGCAGCGAAAAGCGTTCGATATCCTTGGCATAGCTGGCAGTCAGCAGTGCAACGGAATGCATGGAGCGCGCTCGAATGGCGATCAAGCCGCAGTCATAGCGGCGCTGGTAGCGGTTGGAAACTTACATTCGCAATCAAGGTAAAATGAAATGTACCATTAGCCATCCGACGGCAGTCCCTGCTCTATCTCGCGAAAGCGCAGCGGCGCCATGGCAGATGCGCGCTGCCACCAGTCGGCGACGCGGTCGTCGAGCGCGGTCACGCCTCGGCCCTGGCCGGGAAAGATCCGGATCTGCTGCACCGCCTCGGCTTCGAAGCCTTTGCCCTTGCGCGTGATCTTGACCGCGGCGCCTTCGCGGTCGCGCTGGGTCAGCGGCACCAGCAGGCGGCCGCGCGGGCGGAGCGACCGGAGCCAGAGCGGATGCGGATGCGAGAAGCCGGCATGCACGATGATGACATCGGCCGGTCCGCCGATGTCGCGGCGGCCGTCGCCGCGGACGACCTCGACATTGTCGTAGGCGCGAAGATAGCTCGCGGCACGCGTCGCCAGCCGCTCGTCGCAATCGACTGCCATCACGCGCCCTTTCGGGCCGACCATCTTCGACAGCACGGCCGAGAAATAGCCGAGCCCGCAGCCGATCTGAACCACGTGGTCCTTATCTTTGACATCGAGCAGGTCGATGAAATGCGCCCACAGGCTCGGCAGGCCGGTGTCGAGCTTGCGGCGCGCGTCGATCGCGACCAGCACGTTATCGTAGAGATGGACGGGATCAGCATCGGGCGTCAGCCGGTAGCTGTGCGCTGCCGCACTCCTAACGCGCCAAGGGCCTCTTGTCAGAAAATCCTCGCGCGGGACGGCGGCCAACGCTTCGAGCAAGCGCTTTGAGGCAATCCGCTCGCGCTTCGCAATCATCGCAACGTAATGCGCACGCGCGGCGGCAATATCACTCATCGCACGGGATCAGCCGGTTCGTGAACCGGCGCCTGCGCGCCGAGCTCGTTGACGAGCTGCATCGCCTGCTTCAGGTCCGGCGTGTAAAAGCCCTCGCTGAATTTGCCGACGATCGGGACCAGCAGCAGGCTTGCATGCTCGCGCTTGCCGGCCTCCTGCGACAGGCGCGCGAGGCTGACGGCGGTGCGCAGCTCCCAGGACAGCGCGCCCTGCTTGCGCGCGGTCTCCAGCGACAGCGCGAACAGATCCTCGGCCTCCTGCACCGACGCCGGATCGCGGTCCAGCAGCGTGATCTCGCCCTGCAAGCGGTAGACCTCGGCAAGGTAGGAGTGATCGCCGGTGCGCCTTGCGGTCGCGAGCGCGCCGTCCAGCGCGCGCAAGGCGGCATCGCGCATCCCGACCTTGGCGTAGGCTTCCGCCAGCAGGCAGCGGAACCAGCAGCCGGCGAGCCAGGAATCCATCGCCTCGTATTCGTCGAGCCCCAAGCGCATCTGGCTGATGCCCTCGTCGGCCTCGCCAAGCTGCGCCAGCGCCCAGCCGCGCAGGATCGCGGCCTGCTGCTTCCAGTGCAGGAAATTGTGCTCGGTGGCGATGATCATGGCGCGGTTGGCGTGGTCGCGCGTGCCCTCGATATCGCGCAGATGCTGGCAAAGATAGGCGCCGAACACGAGCGCGAAGGCGAGCGAGAAGGGATGACGAATCTTCTCGGCGTGCAGGATCGCCTGCTCGCTGTGCTGGCGCGCAGCATCGGGCCGGCCGAGGAACCACAAGAGGTAGCCGAGATAGGATAGCGAGACGACGCCGGGATCGGTGCCATGCCGCTCCATCAGATCAGAATGCAGGTCGGGGCTGTAGAGATTGATGCAGCGATGCAGATGATGCTGGGACGCGGCAAAACGCCCACGATAGAGCATGGTCATCGCGATCGAGCGGTGCGCCTCGATCAGATAGCCGGTCTGCTGCGCCGGCTGGCTCCGCTCGTTGAGGCGCTCGCGCTTGGCGAACTTCAGCAGCTCGACGCTGAGATCGTGCGCGCGGGTGAGATCGGCGCGGATGAAATGGCAGACCCAGAGCCCGCGCGTGGCGGCAAAGGCCTTTTCCTCGTCGTCGAGCTGCCGGCCGAGCTCGAGCGCGCGGATGTAGTTCTCCTCGACCTCCTGCACCGCATAGCCCTTGGCGGCGATTAGGGCATTGCCGAGCGCGATGCGCAGCTCGAGCTCCATCTCGTCGGCACCCCGCATGCGCGCATTGGCCTGCACGACGCTGAGGCCCCGGCGCAGATGGCCGATCGCCTCCAGATTGGCGCCGCTCTTGGCCGCCTGCTTGCCGGCCTTGAGCCAGAAGCTGGCGGCGCCCTCGCTCTGGCCCGACTCGGTGAGGTGATGGGCGAGCAGCTCCGGCTCGCGTTCGGTCTTCTCCGGATACATCTCCGCGAGCACCTGGGCGATGCGGGAATGCAGCTTGCGCCGCTCGCTGTGCAACAGGCTCGCATGCGCAGCGTTCTGGATCATCACGTGCTTGAACGAGTACAGCGCATCGGGCGGATGGCCGCGGCGCATGATCAGCCCGGCCTCTTCGAGATGATTGAGCGCCGCCTCGATCTGCTCGGAAGGCGTGTTGGCGACCGCGTGCAGCGTCTCGTAGGAGAATTCGCGGCCGATGGTGGCGCCGATCTGCGCAATCCGCTTGAACGGCCCCATCCGGTCGAGCCGCGCCATCAGCGAATCGGTCAGGGTCGCCGGAATGGCGAGCTGCCGCCACGGGCCCGACAGCACATAGCGGCCGTGCCGTTCGGTCAACAGGTTGGATTCGAGAACGGTCTTGGTCAGCTCCTCCAGGAACAGCGGCACGCCGTCGGTCTTGACGATGATCTCCTCGACGACCTCCTTGGGAAGCTCGCGGCCGGCGACGCGCTCGACCAGCGTCGTGCGCAGCTGCCGGCTCAGACGATTCAGCACCAGCGTGGTGATGTGCGAATGCGCGTTCCAGCTCGGCTGGAATTCGGAACGCGCGGTGATGATGACCAGGATCGGCCGGTTCTGCACCCGGTCGACCAGGAGATCGATCACCTCACGGGAGGTCGGATCGATCCAGTGCAGATCCTCGAACGCGATCACCAGCGGCATCTCGCGCGCGAGGCCGAGGAAGTGGCTGACCAGCGCCGCGACGGTCGCATCCTTCTGCTGCTGCGGCGACAGCTCGAGCGGCGGATAGCGATCTCCGGTCGGAATCGACAGCAGCACGGCGAACAGCGGCGTGACCTGCTCGATGTCGCCATGCGCGGCGGCGATCGCGGTCTCGAGGCTCGCCAGCGATGCCGCGGATGGATCCTCGCGGTCGAGGCCGAGCGAGAATTTGAGCTGCTCGGCGAACGGATAGAACGCCGTGGAGGTGTAATAAGGCGAG comes from Bradyrhizobium diazoefficiens and encodes:
- a CDS encoding endo-1,4-beta-xylanase, with the protein product MTGLDRREFLLGSAATLAAGASASALPAAKLAQRHQGYGAAATLWDLQADPRLGEAISTYCTQVVPVLELKWPMLRPDAHTFAFERADAIHEFAQKNDLTMRGHALAWYHDIPEWTRQIKDGKGVERAYVDHIGTVVSYYKDKLTSWDVVNEPIPDNPRSPNERRDTFWTQHLGERWIPLAFRTAAAADPYVKLAINEYDIESAKDSFIAKRAAYRNLIMDLLDRGVPLHAVGLQSHLHAELEIDTHGLAEFVTELRSWGLDVYVTELDVDDQKLTGSPAERDAVVAKRVDDLLTAISASGPVRSILTWGISDRYSWINGTFARKDKQPNRPLPLDGEFKPKPFMDVISKFTKDV
- a CDS encoding DUF6492 family protein, which codes for MHSVALLTASYAKDIERFSLLSESIDTWLTGYTRHYVLVNDEDVPLFARFGSDKRVIVPASRYLPKWLFALPPALQFISSRRVWLSLLSSPVHGWHIQQILKIAGVLNAPEQRVCILDSDNLFFREFDVGQYAGGEKTPLFVTPKGIDAGHPLHVLWLRTVDQLLGVKHRSFPADDYVGNALVWDRDTAHAMTGAIKSATGLNWALALCRKKKFSEYLLYGNFVANSPEHLARHRITQGSIAVSHWDDTRLDREAIEAMMRAASPEQVALCIQSYSSTSIDDIRDVFRLSSRDRRGPSLSPDHMGDAAEFEVPKTAKAPRP
- a CDS encoding protein-L-isoaspartate O-methyltransferase family protein — its product is MSDIAAARAHYVAMIAKRERIASKRLLEALAAVPREDFLTRGPWRVRSAAAHSYRLTPDADPVHLYDNVLVAIDARRKLDTGLPSLWAHFIDLLDVKDKDHVVQIGCGLGYFSAVLSKMVGPKGRVMAVDCDERLATRAASYLRAYDNVEVVRGDGRRDIGGPADVIIVHAGFSHPHPLWLRSLRPRGRLLVPLTQRDREGAAVKITRKGKGFEAEAVQQIRIFPGQGRGVTALDDRVADWWQRASAMAPLRFREIEQGLPSDG
- a CDS encoding ATP-binding protein, with amino-acid sequence MLENELDTGTGGGLKRWLDGVGLGHYGDLFAQHRLDLDVMGDLTESDLVELGLPLGDRKRLQRAMAALYQAETAAKPDTAVQPQARTEVGAERRQLTTMFCDMVDSTSLSVQFDPEDVRDMIASFRETCVRVVKHYEGFAARFVGDGILVYFGYPTAHEDDAERAVRAGLEIVRVLSSARAIEPRGALSHSPAVRIGIATGLVVVGDLVGQGTEERDSAVGETVNLAARLQALAPPNGVVISSSTQSLLKGKFDYRSLGVHDLKGISEKAQAWHVVRASRVETRFAAAMGTRLTPLVNREEEIALLMSRWQQVRDGDGQVVVKFGEPGIGKSRIIQEIFERIAGDRHGQVSFQCSPYYTSTAFYPFAEQLKFSLGLDREDPSAASLASLETAIAAAHGDIEQVTPLFAVLLSIPTGDRYPPLELSPQQQKDATVAALVSHFLGLAREMPLVIAFEDLHWIDPTSREVIDLLVDRVQNRPILVIITARSEFQPSWNAHSHITTLVLNRLSRQLRTTLVERVAGRELPKEVVEEIIVKTDGVPLFLEELTKTVLESNLLTERHGRYVLSGPWRQLAIPATLTDSLMARLDRMGPFKRIAQIGATIGREFSYETLHAVANTPSEQIEAALNHLEEAGLIMRRGHPPDALYSFKHVMIQNAAHASLLHSERRKLHSRIAQVLAEMYPEKTEREPELLAHHLTESGQSEGAASFWLKAGKQAAKSGANLEAIGHLRRGLSVVQANARMRGADEMELELRIALGNALIAAKGYAVQEVEENYIRALELGRQLDDEEKAFAATRGLWVCHFIRADLTRAHDLSVELLKFAKRERLNERSQPAQQTGYLIEAHRSIAMTMLYRGRFAASQHHLHRCINLYSPDLHSDLMERHGTDPGVVSLSYLGYLLWFLGRPDAARQHSEQAILHAEKIRHPFSLAFALVFGAYLCQHLRDIEGTRDHANRAMIIATEHNFLHWKQQAAILRGWALAQLGEADEGISQMRLGLDEYEAMDSWLAGCWFRCLLAEAYAKVGMRDAALRALDGALATARRTGDHSYLAEVYRLQGEITLLDRDPASVQEAEDLFALSLETARKQGALSWELRTAVSLARLSQEAGKREHASLLLVPIVGKFSEGFYTPDLKQAMQLVNELGAQAPVHEPADPVR